The genomic window ttacacagtgttgctttacaGTCTTTCATTGTGCATTTATTAaagattttaatgtatttgttaCATGGAAGATGTTTACTATATTTAGACGTGGCAATGAGATACTGTAACTTAATAAACACGATGTGACTCACTTTTGACACGTTTATTCTATAGTTCTCGCAAAGATTTGaccttgtttttaatgtgaaatGGTCATTTTTGGCATTgttaattatgcaaaatacaatattattaaatggttaaaatgtctatgtgtgtttttaagtcaaaATCACAAATTATTATGAAATTTATTGTCAAATATCCACCTCAGTCCCATTTCTTTTTGCATTTCTGAGCTGAATTAAATGTTTAACTTGGTTTTGCTCTTAATCGTTGTTACTTCacacagtttttacagtttGGTTCTGGCTAAAACAAGATCCTCGAGTAAAGATAGTGACACCGCGAGGTCCGCCCTTGGATAACACGGCTGTATTCTGAACAACCTGTTTGTCTACGGGACCCTGCAGCCGTCCCCCAAGGGCCGATATCAGTAAAAACACGTCTCCCTTCTAATCCAAACGGAAGAATTTACAGTCCTGTTAGACCCTGAGcctaaacaaaactaaaacagagcagagacaaAGATCAACTGTCGTAATTGTGACGTTTGTAATGTTCATTTAAGTTAAGAGACAATCAAGAAAAAGATATAGACCTGTTTTCTTTAGATTCTGATGGAGGGTTTGAGGGTTTATGGATGTTTTGTAATAAAATCTACATGTCCTTTGTATTATCTTCATTACAAAATTCTGTGATACTTCTCTAATCCAAAGACAAAGAGTAATTCCCAATAACATTCCTCCTGTTGTTACGCTTCAAGGGACAAAAATAGAAGCAGTTAAATCATTTAAATACTTAGTTATTTCAACTCATGATATTCTTTCTTTTAActctctgatgcatgaattatgaaagccttggtcaagtgtttttattcttctcaggacatgaaacaacattgtgaactgcctgtaaaaatgaattaacttgtgttctattacaaatatacagacatatgtttctttttatgctttgaaaaacattttaacaatttttgggaaatttcaacactgtataggtgcaatgtttaggcctgaataagaaaaacaaccagaggaaatttacttgcagttacaccgactgaccactgaattgacctcaatggagcgtggcagcagagagcactctagagacAGATGTGCAGCTCCACCatttaaaccaatgcattaaagaaaaagttatgttttagtagctgtccactgcagtgaccgctatgcaccagagggttaaagcACACATTGAACAACTGATTAAAAAGCTAAGACTGAAAATTGGCTTTTATTTTAGGAACAAGTTatgtttctcttttaatgcaaaGAAGAGACTTGTTGCAGCAGCGTTTTTACCCATTTTAGATTATGGAGACGTTATTTATATATGAATGCCCCAACCCCGTTTACCATCATGCCTCTCTGCGATTTATCACAAACTCTAAGCCTCGGACACATCACTGAACTGTACACACGTGTTGGTCGGCTGGAGCACTGGACTAGCAGGATAAGTCACTGGTACATGTTCATTTACAAAGGGATTATGGGTCTGCTCCCTCTGTATCTCAGCATGtatattcaacataaaacagatgGACATTATGCTCTGCCatcacaaaactgcagcttctttctgtcccaagtgtccgcacagagactggtaaagtggcatttcaatattctgcgccttcaacatggaataatttacaaaaagtcttgaaattacaaaaactgacttcaatagttcagtttaaatctatgttgaaaggtttggaaattaagtctatgatttgtaatCCATTCCATTCCATTTTATGATGTGTTgaaatgtttgtgtgatgtaactgtgctgctgtcttggcTAGGACTCCATTGAAAAAGACATTaataatctcaatgggacttttctggttaaataaaaaaaactaaaaaaataaaataaaataaaaaataaaaaataataaattaataaattaataataataataataataataataataataataataataataataataatttagaaCTGTTGCAATTAAACTTTTCAATTCTACCTTACACTTTTTGTTTCAAGCTGTAGAAATGTATTCCCTTTTACTAGACTCACTGTataaaagctgcactatgtaacttatgGCGCAGAgtcttccacctgcttgtctccatggtgattgcTTTATAATGTTCCATagcgtggcattaaacttacctctAGAAACACGCAGATACAGGTGACTCCAGCAGGTCAAATTGTAGTGCAGATCTGTGGGAGAAGACCTCACCCAAAGTAAGAAATAATGCacgtttttcagtttttcagcaataaaaagtCCGATAATAGAATGTATGCAAAttagatatgttgtataagtaatgccatattgtggaatattcctaGCATGACTAAAAAAGGATTACACCAGGGAACAGGTAGCGTTTTCAACTGTAGCAGCCTGATAAACTAACTAGGAGTGAAAAGGGTTAAGTGCACCATTTCACAGCTCCATGGACGTCCCCAGCTCCACAGACACAGTCCTCCTGTCCCCGTCCTTCACAGCAGCTCAGGTGAGGACGGAGATGAAGAGATGAAGAGCAGAAAAGCAGCTGGACCAGACGGCACCAGCTCCAGGCTCCTTCAGTGCTGTGCAGATGAACTGTGTGGAGGACATAATCAACTTGAGCCTAAAGCCAAAGACCTTCTACGACTGCAGTGTCATCAGCCTCATATCCAGTGTGATCTgctgcagcatcacagagagaaagacgaaGAGACGAATCAACACGAATCAACACGAATCAAGACAAATCAAGATGAATCAAGAATCAAGACGAATCAAGAAAAATCAAGAAGTCCAGCGTGTCCTAGGCTGGACTCAGTGGagtgggaggagacaggagggtcTTGTCCTGTGGCTAAACTGACATCTACGCTGGAGCATGAATGttgccccctgcaggacgcccTGTCTActctggagagcagcttcagtgacacgACTGATCCACCCTCGTTGTGTGAAGGAGAAGTTCCACAGGTCTGTccctcctgctgctgtcagactgtacagtGAACAGTGATAGTCCTACATGACTCAGACTGTACAGATAGTCCTACATGTGTCAGACtgtagagtgaacagtgatagTCCTACATGTGTCAGACTGTACAGATAGTCCTACATGTGTCAGACTGTACAGTGATAGTCCTACATGTGTCAGACTGTACAGTGAACAGTGATAGTCCTACATGTGTCAGACtgtagagtgaacagtgatagTCCTACATGTGTCAGACTGTACAGATAGTCCTACATGTGTCAGACTGTACAGAGATAGTCCTACATGTGTCAGACtgtagagtgaacagtgatagCCCTACATGTGTCAGACTGTACAGATAGTCCTACATGTGTCAGACTGTACAGTGATAGTCCTACATGTGTCAGACTGTACAGAGATAGTCCTACATGTGTCATCCATAACCATAATGTGTCACTTGACCCTGCTCTTTCTCCTTTACATCACACCTCAGACCCACTTCTTGTAAATAATAACGCAGTAACCCTTTATATTACTTTGATTGTGCGTGATTATAAGCTTATTAATCCTGCAcagagttgtatttattttctcaaattGATTATCTTGATTTTTCAGTGCCTGTTCAGTTTTCAGTTTCTCTTCTCTTAGACTGAATTTCCCCATTGTCGGGCACATAaaccttctctttcctctcatgtGTCTTACCTCAGTAGCTGCAGTGAGTTGTTGAAGTGTCTGCTCTTGTCCCTCCCCCTGAGAggcgctccctcctcctcctcctcctcctcctcctcctcctcctctcagctcctCAGGCTCCCTCGCTTCTCTTCTGGCtcatcctcctgtcctgtctgtctTGTACTTGTTGAGACAGAGCTTCAGTACCTGTTTTCCTCCCTCTTTACCCCTCCTCCTCCGGGACTCGAGGCTTATAAACCCCGGTCCTGCGCGcagccctccctctctgccGCGCGCACACACCAAGGTAAGGCGCATGTGACTTTCTCCTGTTTTACGCGTTACTTTTTATGGCGTGTGTTGTCGGATAAACTCTGTCCGGACTCTGTCATGAGCTGCGGGGGTTTAGTGTGAACTTAGTGAACACTGAGGTGGACAAAGAGCCGCTGGATGTTTAGTTTGTGAGCCGTGAATGTGCAGTCACTGTGGAAGGGCGTGGGTAGAAACGGTGCCATGTTTTCAGTCATCTGGCCCAGCTGCCACGTAATGACACTTTAAAAATCTATTACGACGTTACAGATCCATAATATTTGGGTTTGGAGACAATAAAAACCGTGTACGTGTGCGTAAATGTGCGTGCGCAGTGTCTAAGTCACAGCTTTCGGCATCTCTTTGACCAGGGGCGGTCCAGCGTTTAAGCAgaatgagcagctgcttagggcctcAAGGCCAACAAGGCCCCCCCCAAGAGTTCATACCTTTATATTAGAAATCATagaatatatcaagttttattgggcaCAAGgattgtgtgtttacagcagcctaaatatccctctaaaacaattacatttgttttatatctctagtagtaaaatatctgctgctgcaacatttgtttttgagtcgggcagaggtgagggcagctctgtgtttacactggtgAAAGGACctgacataatgtaaatttaagccactgtcgcaactggaacacattaaaatccaccagaaatggaGAAAAAATTTCTAGAATTTGAAAAAATCATGCCCCCCTTAtatgtgtgttctgttgttgtgactgtggtagttgtgacattctggatgttttcagtctgatgttgttcagataaacacaaatacaactggtcaaagtgatgagagcagagtcagaatgtgtcaaatgtgaatcaccaacagctgaaccaggagggggccccagagacacattcagcttagggccccctgaaagctgggaccggccctgctgtaataagactatttacttgTCGtcgttggcccagaaagtctcataatgtttgaagttttagtTGTACAAAGTTGATCTGTAGTTATGTTAGAGATAAATagcagctacataacacatttacatcagttttatcttattttatttttggaaatcaaaataaatgctgttttcagtcgctaaactggtatcggttgatatcgcgAAACAGCAAAtacttaaagctacaatatAAGAGTTGGTATAGGAACTGAAAAGGCATCTCCAGTAATTTGTGCAATAATTAGTGTAGCTATAATAAAATAAGAGATTTAGGGGATAATTATGACAATTTAAGAAGCAGATGGGAGCTgagaaaacataacaaaatgtCTCTGAGTATTAGAAAATGTGGGGGGGCCCAGAGACAAACTCGTGAAAGCTAGAACCGGCCCTGGCTTTGACTTGGCATTAACATTTGCTAAACTTATCAATTCGTgtatccctaaccctaacatTTCAGATCACGTTGCCGTatctttgttctttttctttcttttagcaTGGAGGATTACGAAACCGCCACATCCGGAGCCTCGGAGACGTACCCCCAGCAGTGCTCTTCCCTGAGAAAGAACGGATATGTTATGCTGAAGGGAAATCCGTGCAAGATCGTAGAAATGTCCACTTCGAAGACTGGCAAGCACGGGCACGCTAAGGTACGACCATTTCAGCCGGGCCCCTGGAATTCCGCCTGTGGCAGTGGGTGATTAAAGCGCGTGTTTAGCACTTACACGTTACCCCATTGAGAATTTGACCCCAGGCTTCtgtgctactttttttttttaggttcaCCTCGTTGGACTTGATATTTTCACCGGGAAAAAGCTGGAGGATATCTGCCCCTCGACTCATAACATGGATGTCCCGAATGTTACGAGAAAGGACTACCAggtacagctttatttttttacccacAGTTTCTcgtctttttttaattaacgaTGGAGTCGTGTTCAAAGAAATGTGAGGATTGCTAAATGGGCGTAACACTTgagctgcttgtctctgtgtgtctgaaaAGAAATACAGGTTTTGAACTGGAGGAACGGGTTTAGGCCAAACTTTTGTGCGTCTAACATGAAACCAGTTATTAGGACGTGCAAAACTCCACAGTAATGGGTAATTTAACAAAACTTTTACAGTCAACTTCATTCGTTTGCGTGCATATTTGTAGTACATAACAGTTTTTATTCCATGCTACTGTTCAGGTACAAATTTATCTATAAATTGTCCTGAATATGTTTGAGATATCTTCTATTTTTGCTGTATTATTCTCATGCAAAGTGCACAGAAATATATACAAGTGCAACTATTAAAATCTAAACATGTGCTGGTTAATGTCATATTCATTTTCTTttagatacagaggtaaaaatgtactttaagactaacaagtaaaagtatttcacacaagtgttgctcattttcaagtgttaatgtagtgatattgactaAAAAATGATAGATATTTATATAGTAATAATATAGTAACAATATTAATACTTTTTCTTATCTagcttatgaattttgtgtatttatttttgttttgctcaaatacgaagctcgaactcaaaaactttagtcaaaatGTTactacgaacatggtaaaaataacccctcaaatcgtatgaaaagtactttttactttcacttctgttaataaatgtagtggagtaaagtacagatactgcaacATGTACTTAATACTACCTTAAAATATGTGTACAAGCTAAAAACATCTAGAGTCTATtacaggcatgcccaaactgtggcccacgGGCTAAatccggccctcagaccaatttttcttagCCGTCAAGCTGCCAGGtgattggcccatattaccttaaacagtactttttactgtatatctctgaaaatctactttaacaagcccatatcaaatatttaatgatgtattattgaggatgtaaacatgaataaaggtctagtggttcagtttaacttgtaataataacagatttgaagtattcattgTATtcgtgaccagtctatggccctcaatcgcctcagctttgtctgtgtttttatacgtgGCCCCTAATGAGAAAAGTGTGGACACCTGTGATTTAAAGAGTGTTCTGATACTGCACCGCTTCAGTTTTGATGTTACTAAAATGGGTTTGACATTATAAGTAcgttttacttcagcctaaaccctttaaccgaataaaataaacactaaatatataaatgtgagGTTCATGAACGAGTCGACGCTTATGAACGGTTccttaaatcaggggtgtcggcccctttttggtgttttggaggatcatgtacattttagtgccacaaaaaaatattctttgGCTTTTGCGTTACTTATGGCTGAGCTGTTTTATTCAAGTGGAAGGACGCTAACCCTCCTTCACACTCACAGCGGTTATAGGATGTCATGTCCTGTCTAAAGCTAGAAAAAATTAGACTTTCTTTCAATCAAAATGTGAATGTATTTGAGAAGACACGGGCCGTTTATTACAGTTGTACCCAGCTGTTTGTgagatttgatttttattttgttctttttctttacgtttgtattgttttttgtattgttagTTTGTGTTCTATTAGTTTTTGACTGTATTTGatcatttgaaaacaataaacgtatctggataaaaaaaaaaaaaaaaaaaaatcaagggtGTTAAACTCGGACACAGGTTTTAATTTTGTCCGTCTGTGGATTTAAGTCGCGGGTCAAACTAATTGTTAAGTTTATTGAAAAGTTTAACaccatttgcatgtttttcagaaggtgtggattaaatttgagcgAGGCGACAGGCAGCAGATGTTAATGAgcgtcaaaacaaaaatggtggGGGTTAGCGTCAACACGTTtgtaaagcattctgggatttgtagtattagaggCGCATGCACTATATCGGACCAGCTTTAATACATATTTGTTATGATCTCACAgaccaaatatatttatatcgagggcctgagtctgacatgtcgTGAACAGTTGAACCGGATCTTATTTTTCAAAGGAATCGTATCTTTTTTGTGCTAATTCGTCTGCATTTTTCTCCTGATTTACGCTGAAACCAACTCAAGAATCAGCACAAAAGCAGCGCAggtgacacgagtgagagctttgtgcacgaaaacatatttagcatcttaataacagttagttttaaaatgattattattgtagtgcagcgttttatttcaattttcatcatttcaaagCGTAAACGCActaattttaaacaaatttgaGCCTTGgttgtgtctctctgtgattaccataaattttggactatagagcgcacctgaatatgagctgcaccagctaaatttgaaaagaaaatcaattttgtacatatataagctgcaggtttttgtgttgtaacatgtgatatttacacagaaagatggtacactgaaggttttttttgttttaatttaggaaacgcttttttctttctttttattgtgtctgaaaagcattagttcataatctttccccatgtctcacttatgcatttactgttagagcgccccccagtggccgttaggcagtgaaataaatta from Periophthalmus magnuspinnatus isolate fPerMag1 chromosome 22, fPerMag1.2.pri, whole genome shotgun sequence includes these protein-coding regions:
- the LOC117390857 gene encoding eukaryotic translation initiation factor 5A-1-like, which translates into the protein MEDYETATSGASETYPQQCSSLRKNGYVMLKGNPCKIVEMSTSKTGKHGHAKVHLVGLDIFTGKKLEDICPSTHNMDVPNVTRKDYQLLNIDDGFLSLMDDSGATKEDLRLPDNEVGTEIGKKFDNGESFLVTVLKAVGQEAVVATKNYN